The Tenrec ecaudatus isolate mTenEca1 chromosome 13, mTenEca1.hap1, whole genome shotgun sequence genome segment TACATTGCCTTCTGAAGAGTTCCTCGCTGTGCCTTCCATCTCCTCCTGAACTGTTGCTCTCCTCCGGCCTGCCATGAACTTGACTCCATCCCACAGTGACCCAAGCTAGAACAGCAAGGCTCTCTGGTGTTTTTCAGAAgctgactgccaggcctttcttgcgcaGAGCCTCTGGGTGAGCAATTTGTGATCCCCAGGGGTTTCCTCGCATCCCAGCAGGTTCCAAAAGGCGGGATCTAGCGCTTGGGTGTCCGGCACATCCTACGTGGGCTGGAGAGGAGGCGAGCTGGGAGCCATGACTGCGGACTCAGGCAGCCAGTCTGGCGCTCCCGGGGTTCCCAGGGCGTGGCTGCTGTGGCCCGCCCCGCCGACGGCCCACCCCTCGGCCCCCCGCGCCACACTGCCCACCTGCGGCCGCCGCCATGTGAAATCCTCCCGGAACTGGGCCAGCGGAGTGGACAAGTTGAAGAAGAGCGAGGCGTCCGAGGCCGGGAAGGCGGCGTCGCGGAAGAGCTCGGGCGCCGGCGGCTCGGCAGACCCGTTCGCATTGTCGACGCCCCGGGTTCCCATCTGCGGACCCCGCAACGATCGTGGCCGCGTGAGCGACCCGGGCCCGTGGGCTAGGGGCCGCGGACCCAGGGGAACCCACCCCGGCGAGACCCCGGTGCCCCGCCCCCCATGCCCTTTAGAAAACCTGCCAACCAGCCACCCTCTAGGGGGGCAGCCTCCGCTCCGTCGCCCGGGTAACCGCGGGGTACCAGGCTGCAGCCAAACAGAGGCGTCACTCAAGATCACATGACAGGCCAACCCAATCACACCGGagctcgccccgccccgccccgccccgcgatCTCCTCTCGAGGGTGGAGCTCGTTGCTCGCTCTCGCGAGGCTGCTGTCCCTCGCTGCTgctttctccttccccttccgGGGTCTGTCGGAGGCGGAGCCGTCCCTACGGAGGCTCACGCCCAGAAAGCTGTCGGGCATCTGGTCCTGGGGCTGACCTCGCTCGCGCCGGGCGTCCAGACTGGGACTCGCGGCCTCTTGGGACTGAGAGAACAAAGGTGACCGAGGCCTTGACGCGGACTACAGACCCCAGCATGCACCGCGAGTGCGCAGGAAGAGTCCCTCCTTCCTGTGTCCGGAAGCGCCTTCGGCGTCCAGATCTGGGCTGTGCTGGGTGCTGGCCGGTGGCGGTGGCGAACGAGCAGTAATGGGCAGACCTGGCGGTCACTACTGCCACCCGAGTCCAGCGACCCGCTGCGCACCCCGCCTGGTCCTCAAATGACCTGGCCGCTCAGGGGTGCGGGGTGATGGACTGATCTCAGGATGTGCTCACTTTCGCCGGGGGACCCTGGCCCTCCCGCGGCTTCACCGTCCACCCCGCAAGCTTGCTGCACGGTGGCTGAAGCGTGCCGAGCCCAGACTGCGAGGGGAGCGGGATCCCGGCCCTCGGAGTGACAGCGCTCCGCTAGCTCCCTGGCCTTCTCAGGTGTTTTCATCGCCCGGCGAGTTAATCCAGTCTTGCGAAAGGAGTCTCGGCGGCGTGGTGGCCTCCGCATAGAGCTGCTAACTTTTCTGCCATCAAGTCCCAAAGGCCTGTACGCTGGAAGAGAACTGGCGGCGGAGCCCCTGCCTGCTGCTTTAATGAGCGGCCGCTGCAGCTCCTCCCTCTGAGGCCAGGTGGGCAGTCTCCTGGGTTGGGAGCTCAGGTCCCTCATCTTGATAGAATTCCAAGACCACACAGCTGGACATCTCTCTGCACTGTCAGGCCTCAAAGCCTCAGTACGCTAAGCACCTAGGTGACACTGCCAGTCGTTTCCACCCAGCACCTGGCCTCCCTCTAGTAGCCCCTCCCAGGGTTCCCCTGCCAGTAAGCAGCCTGTTCCCTAACCCCAGAGCTCCATGCCAGTCAGCAGAGCTGCAAGGCAGGCCCTGGGGACAAGGAGAGTCTGAGGGAGGGGCATGAAGGCCACACTGGCAGGATTCTAAGCCACATCCTCCAACCCCATCTCACTGGAAATAAACTTGATTGTAGCTCCTACTGCCGAATCACTCAGCTTCCTAAGCAATGTGCCAGCTGGGGCCTGCGCGCCTGCCGCAACTGAGCGGCACTCACTTGCAGGAGGAGGTTCTGCCTTGGCTGGCAGGAGCACTTGGGCAGGCCTGCCTGGGCGGTGGGGCCACTCTCCAGGGACTGCCCTGAGCAGGCCTTGTTTTCTTCTACCCCAACCCAGTGAAACTGAGGGTCTGTCCTCACTACAGGAGGGAAAGCCAAATCCAGGTAAGGTCACTAATGGCAGAAACCAGCCTGGTCCTGGCCAGAGTGCCAAGGGATGAATCTGGGTCATTGTCCTTGGAAAGGGGTGCACACATCCAACAGAGGCCCTTGCTAAAGGCAAGCGTTGGCCAAAGACTCTAAATAGGACCTGGAAAGTGGCACCCTCTGGTGTGCGTGgcctaagggttcatgggggtaggGCAAGGCCAGCTGGGAAACCTGCCCCATCTAGCACCTGCTATCAGAGGAGGTGCCACCAGTGGCCAACTTCACCCCAGGGATCCCACGTGGGTACCAAGTCAGAAGGCATGGGAAGAGGAAGGTCAGGTTTGCAAAGTGGAGGTTTAATGGGACGATCCCGGTTGACGGTGCGGGGCCTAATCAAGGCCCTCACTCCAGTGGTCCCTGGAGACCCCAATGGCCGCCTCCGCAGCAAGGTGGCCTAAGGAGAGCACCGGCGCCACCTGCCGCTTCCCTGCGGTATTGCTTCGCCCGtgcacccaccccaccccgctcccACCTAGGACACCGGTTCCCTGAGGGGCTAAGGCTTTCCTGGGCCCCGGGCCCCTCCCTGGGGTCGTGCGGCCTCTCCCTGGTGCCCCCTGGCAGGAGCATGGGGAACAGAGGGCAAGTCTGCGTCCCTGGCCCTCTGCCCAGGAGGCTGCGGGGGCAGGACAGACTGAGGGTGGCCAAGCAGCCCACAACGTAAGGCACAGTGTGGTGGTCGCCGGGGCCTGGTGTGGATACCCGCCCCTGCTGCCGGGAGTCCGCTCTGGGCGCTACCCCAGTGTGCGCACGGAGGGCACGCTGCCCGGGGGCGCCGCAGGGACCTGGGCAAAACCCCGCAGAGCCCGTGCCCCGCTCAAACCCGCATCCTGCGCCCTGGCGAGCCCACAAGGACGCGGGATGGGTGGTCCCGGTCGCACCCAGAAGGCACAATCGTGGTGTCCGGAGGTGGTGGGCAGCCCGCACGGGCTAGGCGGACACGTTGACGTCCCTGAGAGAGAGGGCAGTGCCTGGGGTCTCGTCCCCGAGCAGCAGGGCCGGAGTGTCCGTGTCCCGCTCAGCTCCCGGCTCTGCTGTCAGCTCGGCTCCTGGGCCCAGGCCCTGTGACAGGATCTGCTGGATGGTTCTGCGCAGGTTCGGGTGCAGCCGGCCCTGGGTCTGGTAGAAGACTTCCAGGGCGAAGGGCTTGAGGGCGCCAGTGCTGAGGTCCTCGTAAAGCGGGATGGTGTACATGCGCGACATCTGCAGGCGGGCGCTCAGGGTCAGGGAACCCACCCGTGCCCCTGACTGGCAGCCCCCCAACCTGGCATCTGCCCAGAAGGACAATTGCCTACCCTCATCTCCAGGACGACAGCCTGGTTTactgccccaccccaccaccccctaccCAGCCTAGCTTACCACCACCCAGGGCCACCttgagcccccccgccccccccccccccccccccccccccccgcccagcttCTACGGTGTCCAGATCGCGGGAGCATGGGGCAGGCCTGCGATCCTCCAGCCTGTGTGCAGAGCGGTGGCCCCTGAGACCCAGAGTAGGTCCCTTCCCCTACACACAGGCAGCTCCAAGCCCTGAGACGCTATCCTTCCAACCAAGTACTGTTCATTCCCCAAGCAACCAAGACCCCACCCAGCCCTCGAGGCAAGTGGGCAGCGGAGGCGTGGCTGGCAGAGGCCCCGCCCCGGGCGGCCAGCAGAGCAGCACCTGGCTCTCCAGGAAGCGCCGCACACGGTGCAAGTCGGGATAGTAGTCATTCCGGACCACAAGCTGCAGCCAGCGGATGCGGATCTCGGCGTTCATGGAGTCCAGCAAAGACGAGTAGCACTGGGACAGGCTGGTCACTACCTCTGCAGGCAGGGCACGTCAGGACCACCCAGATGCACCCCACCCCCTGGGAGAGCGGGAATCCACCCTGCAGTGGCATGAGCCCACCCTGGACCAGTGGAGATGCCCACCCTGGGAGAGCGGGGGACCGCCACCCTGGGAGAGCGGGGACCGCCACCCTGGGAGAACGGGGTCCCACCCTGGGGCAGCGGGGAGCCGTCCAGCAGTCTGTCCAGGAACAGGGCCGTCTGGAAGGTCCTCCACTTGGAGATATCGATGGTGCTGGCAGTGGCGGCCACCTGGTCCAAGGGCTCCGCTGTCCACAGCTGGAAGAGGGCCTCCACTGGCCGGGTTAGACTGGACCCCTGTGACAGATCCGGTTCTGCCAGTGGGGGGCCTGTAGCGTTGAGCCAACGCTCAAACTCCAGCcctgtgggggcggggaggcaaGCATGTGGTACTTGCCCAGCTGGGAGGACCACCCACACAGAAGTTGtcctcagcacagagcccacggGCCAGGTCCCACTGTCTGCCACTGAAAGCCACAGCCTGTGGGGTGACCCaggacccacacccaccccaaccCTCTCCTGGACACAACACAATAATGCTTCAACCTCAGCCCCAGAGGCCCTCGGCCCCATGAGCCAGGTGCACGACCCCACAACAATCTATGTCCCCTCACCCACCTACCATTACATTAAGGTCCCCACGCTCACTCCTCCCATTCCCACCACCCTCCAGCAAaacccagctttctcccagaatGTAGACCCTTGGCCTCCTCTTTGGCCCCCATGCCTCAGAGCCCAGGCTGCTGTGCTGACACGCTGCTGCTGGGGAGGGTCTTCAGttgccctgcctggtcctgcacgcacgcgcgcacacacatccTGCACACatacgcgcgcacgcacacacacacacccagtgctCCTTCTGTGACTACCAACTACCAGCTATCACCATCACAGGAGGGCTGGGAAGGGCAGCTTGGGGATGAGGGGAGAAggctaccccaccccccagggccaTGGCTGCCGCCCCCACCTGCCCGGCAGTCCACGCTTTGCTCCCTGAGCTCGGGGAAGAAGCTGAGGAAGGAGTCCAGGAGGTCCTGGGCCACCACGCTGCTGAACTTGTACTTCTCCACATAGGCCTGTGGGGACAGGCTGGTCTCAGTGCCTACCAGACCACCGCCAGACTCACCCAGGGGCATCCCGGGCCCAACGGGACTGGCAAGGGAGGGGAAGTGTCTGGACATGCTAAGGAGCAATGGCTGGCCAAGGGGGGGGGGCTTCCccaggtgtctcccagggagcgccAGGGTATGGGGGGTTGTGCTCACACGGAGGAAGTCATCAAAGTGCTGAGGATCTCCGCAGAGCTGGGACAGGTAGTATACAAAGCAGTACCCCTTCTCGTACGTGAAGAGGTTCATCAGGTGGCTGGGGTTCACACCTGCAAGGGAGAGCCCTACTTGTGCCATGCCTGGGACCTTGTGTGTCCCAAGGGGCCGGAAGGAGCAGTggtctgagggggggggggggaaagctgAGAGCCACCactgtcctcccaggcctggaaaCAGGATCATGCGACCTGATGCCCTGTACCTAGGTGAGGCGACCTCACTCTGGGGGCTTCTTGAGGAAgggtcttgggggggggggacacgtgGGAGTGTGGGCGGGGTGGAGTCCCTGGCTGGGAGTGTGGGTTTGAGTACTGCAAGGGGTACCTGACCTGTCGGGCTGGTGAGCAGGGGTGCAGCTGGGGTGTCTGACCGGCTGTGGGCAGGAGGGGTACCTGGCTCCAGCTTAGCCTGCAGCTTGCTGACCGGGCTGTCCTCTCCCAGCAGCTTCATCTGCCGGTGCAGGGCATCGAGGCGGAAGGCCGTCTCTAGGCAGGTGAAGGCCGCACCTGGGTGGGCGTGTGGGCAGAGGAGCCAGGCAGGTGAGGGCTGCAGGGAGGGAGGCACTCACGTCCCATCCCCGTCCCCCAGGGACAGTACTACAAGTCTCAGGGCCGCTGCTACGCTGCTCCTAGGAGCAGACCAGTGGGGACAGTGCGCATGTGTGCAGGGGAGGTGCTAAAGGGTGGGCACCCGGTCTCCCCACCCACAGACTTGGTTGTGATGCGTCACACTTAGGAGCCAGCAGAGTGGGGGGTGGCTGGGGGAGGACACTCTCCACCCACCCGCGGGTAGTACCATAGGTCTCAGTGGTGATGCGCCGCTGTGCGTAGGTGGCCAGGCCCTCGCTGAGCCACATCTCCTCCCAGGTGGCGTTGGTGACTGCATTGCCGAACCAGCTGTGGGCCACCTCATGGATGACATCGATGACCAGGAACTCGTCGCTCTCCAGGATGGAGGAGATGATGAAGGTGAGGCAGGGGTTCTCCATGGCCACGATGGGGAAGGAGGGCGGCAGGAAGACAATGTCGTACCTGCCAGCAGGTGGGCAGCTCAGGGGCAGGAGCCCACACCTTCGTGAtgggagggcagggcagacaCCACGGGAGTCCCCAAGGGGGACCGTCTCCCAGGTAGCCAGGGTTCCAGGCCTGCCTCAGGCCATACACAACCCCCTAGAACACACCTGCCCCGTGTTCAGACCCCTCCCAGGACACACCTGCCCACACGTAGCCCCTCAGGCCATATCAGCCCCCCATGTAGAGCCCCCAGGCCACAACTGCCCACATGTAGCCCCTGCCCCACCTGtgtagacccagccccagccataCCTGCCCCACATGTAGGGCCCATACAGTCTCTCAGCCGTGGTCAGCCACTGTTCCACCATGCCCGATAGCTTGCTGGTGGCGGTGGATAGCAGGCAGGGCTCAGCCCACACACGGCTCCTGTGGGGCAGAGAAGGTGGGCTGGACTACAGACCACCCTCTCCAAGGCCAACCCGCTGCTCCCCTGTTTTGGCCCAACCCCATCTCCATCCCCAGCAGACACCCGGGGCCAGGGTTAGTGGTCTTGGTAGCTGCCCAgaggcccagcagctgctcctggagTCTTATGGTGGCGAGGGCAGGCCTTTGAGGGTAAACTCAGGACGTGGCAGTAAAGCTTGGGGCTCTGCCTGTGAGCACCTCAGACTGGGCAGGGGTTCTCGACAGAGTGGCGGTGGGCCTGGCCAGGGGTGAGATTCTCTGAGGCTGGATCCCAGCCCCCAGGACAGGGATGCTACAGTAGGCAGCAGGGGAGGACCTACCTGGGTCCGATGTCTGCTGGCTGGAGATCTCCGGCCACCAGGGCCACGAGGTAGGCGGGTACCGGGTGCTCCATGTGGAAGTGGTACACACCCTCCTCCTCCAAGAAGGAACTCCGGGTGGCGCTCATGAGCACCTGAACCCCCGCAGGGGCCTGCGGGGACCCCAGATTGAGGAACAGGGCCCCTACTGCCTGGAGCCCTTGAGTCTCCCTGGGGATCCCACAATCCTTCCTAGGGGCCCCAGCTCCCAGTCCAGGACAGTCCTATCAGGGTGGTCCCCTGGTCAGGGGCCCTGTGTCTTCAATGCtctcctctgcccccccccccggctccCGGGCAGGGACAGGGACTCCATACCTCAGCAGACCTATCTGCGCCCTCCTCCGGGACCCAAACCCAGGCAGAGGCTGGAGGAGGGCTCTGGGGCTCACCTTGACCACAGCGGAGTAGGTGCACTTGACGGCAGGCGTGTCGAAGCAGGGGAAGAAGGAGCGGTTGCACACAGAGTGGCCCTGGGTGAACACGAAGGGCTTCGCGTGGCCGTAGGTCAGCTCGGGGCCCAGCCACCAGACCTGTAGGTGGGCGGGGGGGATCAGCAGGGCACCACCGGCCCCCTGCCCCAAACAGGATAGGTGGGCAGGTGGGAGGAGGCTAAGGTAGGGCGCAGGGGAGGGTGGTGGGCTGAGGGCAAGCAGAGTGGCCTTCCTCTGGGTCACCGAGGGCCATGCAGACCTCATGTGTCCAAGGTCCAGCTCTGAAACCCagtatccaaacccactgccgctaGGGTGACCCGAACTCAcgggaccctgcagggcaggatgCAAACCCCTCAagcttctgaggctgcacatcacTGAATGGTGACCCCCACTAGCTCCTTTGCACAGAGCcgcgctgatgggtttgaaccactgaccttctggtgagcagccagtgcttaacccagtgtgccaccagggcactgcGGGTCTAGTTTGGGTGGCAGGATGAGGGGGATTGAGGTGTGCCTTGAGTCTCCTGCAGTGACCTGTCCCTGCTCTGCTGGCCACCAGGCAGCGGGAAGCGCAGTGGACACAGAGGGGTGGGCTGGAGGGTGCCAGCCACCCAGGGAGGTAGCCGGCGGGCACTCCTGACCCCGCAGGGGCTGACAGCTGTGGtgcccactccatgctcccctggCATGTTTGGTGCCCACCCTCTGTCCCCCTCCAGTGATTTGAAGGTGCTGTTCCCATGGGGCCAAGGTCTTGAGTAAAGCAGCCCTGTACTCCACATGCCAGGGTCACCGGGTAGAacacccctccctcctcacctgcccctgcaggctgtCCACAGGTGTGGTAGAGCTGGGCTCTTACCTGGGTCCTTGGTAGACCATCACAGGCCAGGGGAGCTGAAAGGGCCTGTGCCTCCCAAGGCTCGGGtgtggggtgagtggggaggggatCCCTTGCGTGAACTCCATGCTGGCCCGGGGGCAAACCCATACACTGTAGGGCCAGCAAGGCTTGACCCCTGGACAGCCTCACCATGGGCtgtcctgcagccacagtggcaGCTGGGCCACTTGACCTTTGCCAGAACCTCGGGTGGTGGGCACCCCTTGCCCACAGTGCTGCATGCCAGCACCCCCAGGCCCCACCAAAGGAGTCCAAAGCCAAGTGCCACACCCAGGTCAAAACCACAGGCCACCTGGCCAAGCTACCCCCCCTGTCAGCTGCCATCAGGCAGGCAGGTGTCAACCAGGTGCTCCAGTCCTCTCACCATGGGAGGGCCTCCAGGGGCACATGCACCGCCCTATCCCTCTGCCCACCGTCCCAGGCTCCCCGGACTCCTGCAGCTGGACCTCCAGCCAGCCAGGCTCCTCTCGGCAGGTGCCCGCCCCGCCGGGCGCCCGGGGTTCCCCAGGACTCACAGCGGGGGCGTCGACGGAGGTGTAGCGCAGGATGACCTGGAAGGGCTGGTGTGCCAGCAGCTCCGGCGGCAGCGTGACGCTGAGCGAGGAGCCGTAGTCGGTGAACGGGTCCACCCGGAAGGCCAGCGGGCTGCAGGCGGACTCGGCGTCGGGAGCCTCGGGGAAGGCGGGCAGCGGGGGAGGCGGCGGGCCTGGCCCCGGCGCCGCGAAGGCGAAGGCGCAGGGTGGCTCCGGGTCGGCGGCGGGCCGGCGGAAGGCGGCCGAGTGCAGGCGCAGGGCCGGGTGCGCGTCCAGCACGAGCGCGCGGGGCGCGGGCCGCCGCGCGCACAGCTCCAGCACCAGGCAGCCGGCCAGCTCGCGCGCCTCGGGCCGCAGTTCCAGGCCCAGCTGCAGGTGGCGGAGGCGGAAGAGCTGCGCGCTGGAGGCCGAGGCCACGTCCAGGGCAGGCGGCGGctcgggcggcgggcgggcgggcgcagccTCGGCGCCGGGCGCCTTGCGGCAGCAGCACTGCGCCGCCATGCCGCGCGCTAGGTGACATCCATGGGCGGCGGGGGCCGGGCGGCGGCGCGgccgggcggcggcggcagcggggcGCGGGCACAACAGGAAGTCGCGCCCGGAGCCGCCCGCTGCCCCGCGCCGTGCGCCTCCCCGCTCGGGCTCGAGCTCGGGCTCCGGctcggccgccgccgccgggggCGCTGTGGCGGGCGGGGCGGAGCGGCGCGGGCGCGACCTCGGCGCCCCCTGGCGGCGGGCGGGGCTCCCGGGGAGCGTGGGGCCTGGTGGGGGACCCTTCAGTCACGACCGCCGAGTGGCCGCGTGGTGGGCGCGCGGCAGAGGCGGGACCTGCGGCTGCGCTCTGCTCCGCGGCGGCCTCAGCCACAGGGAGGCAGAAGGGGATGAGTCCCAACCGGCCGCGCGGCGTGCTAGACCCGCAAGGTCTGCGCATGGGTCCTCTCAGAAGGCCCTGGAGCAATCGCACCGCACGAGGTCCTGCTGCGCCGGCCAAATCCccaggcaccccccccccccccccccgccccaggcgAGCGGCAGTAGGGGCAGTCACTAAGTAACCAGTCTGTTGGCTCGTGCTGCCCTGGGGACTGGCTTGCGCTAGAGAACGGACTGCGCCTGGGACAATGTTTGGAGCAGCTGGCCTGACCAGCGTCCCCCACTCCTACCGCCCCCAATTCACTTCTGGGGCCCAGGCCCCAAGGGACTGGAGGAGGTGTTGGTGGCTGCCCAAGGGGCCTTGACCAGGTCGCTGAACAAGAATATTGGCGGGGAGCGACCTCCCATCCACAGGACCACCACCCCTCTTGCACACAGTGTGGAGTGGCCAAGCTGCAGCCACACTCATGAACAATGACTCATGGTCAGCCTGAAGAGTGGGGGGCGTATGTGGTCTGGCCATCCAGAGTCAGGAACTCAAGCATACTGGGATGGGGTAGGGAGACAAGTGACCAGACCCCTGAGGCATGGGCTCTCTGTATAatgcctggggtggggtggggtgggtggatacACATCATGCCTGTGGGAGCTAAGTCACTGAACCATACCTTCTGAGCCATGACACTATGTGGTCCTTCCggagggcaggggtggtgggCAGACAGCATGCCTGCATAGGGTAGGGAGGCTGTAGAACCAGAGGCCATGCCTCCCAGGGGTAGCGGTGGAGTGACTGGTCACATGGACAAACACAAGGTCCCCAGGTCCCCACAAGGCCTCTTAGCAGGTACCTGCCTTCTTGGAGACCCCAACTCCAACTCACTAGGAACCCAAGGTG includes the following:
- the RNPEPL1 gene encoding aminopeptidase RNPEPL1 isoform X1; amino-acid sequence: MAAQCCCRKAPGAEAAPARPPPEPPPALDVASASSAQLFRLRHLQLGLELRPEARELAGCLVLELCARRPAPRALVLDAHPALRLHSAAFRRPAADPEPPCAFAFAAPGPGPPPPPLPAFPEAPDAESACSPLAFRVDPFTDYGSSLSVTLPPELLAHQPFQVILRYTSVDAPAVWWLGPELTYGHAKPFVFTQGHSVCNRSFFPCFDTPAVKCTYSAVVKAPAGVQVLMSATRSSFLEEEGVYHFHMEHPVPAYLVALVAGDLQPADIGPRSRVWAEPCLLSTATSKLSGMVEQWLTTAERLYGPYMWGRYDIVFLPPSFPIVAMENPCLTFIISSILESDEFLVIDVIHEVAHSWFGNAVTNATWEEMWLSEGLATYAQRRITTETYGAAFTCLETAFRLDALHRQMKLLGEDSPVSKLQAKLEPGVNPSHLMNLFTYEKGYCFVYYLSQLCGDPQHFDDFLRAYVEKYKFSSVVAQDLLDSFLSFFPELREQSVDCRAGLEFERWLNATGPPLAEPDLSQGSSLTRPVEALFQLWTAEPLDQVAATASTIDISKWRTFQTALFLDRLLDGSPLPQEVVTSLSQCYSSLLDSMNAEIRIRWLQLVVRNDYYPDLHRVRRFLESQMSRMYTIPLYEDLSTGALKPFALEVFYQTQGRLHPNLRRTIQQILSQGLGPGAELTAEPGAERDTDTPALLLGDETPGTALSLRDVNVSA
- the RNPEPL1 gene encoding aminopeptidase RNPEPL1 isoform X2 yields the protein MAAQCCCRKAPGAEAAPARPPPEPPPALDVASASSAQLFRLRHLQLGLELRPEARELAGCLVLELCARRPAPRALVLDAHPALRLHSAAFRRPAADPEPPCAFAFAAPGPGPPPPPLPAFPEAPDAESACSPLAFRVDPFTDYGSSLSVTLPPELLAHQPFQVILRYTSVDAPAVWWLGPELTYGHAKPFVFTQGHSVCNRSFFPCFDTPAVKCTYSAVVKAPAGVQVLMSATRSSFLEEEGVYHFHMEHPVPAYLVALVAGDLQPADIGPRSRVWAEPCLLSTATSKLSGMVEQWLTTAERLYGPYMWGRYDIVFLPPSFPIVAMENPCLTFIISSILESDEFLVIDVIHEVAHSWFGNAVTNATWEEMWLSEGLATYAQRRITTETYGVNPSHLMNLFTYEKGYCFVYYLSQLCGDPQHFDDFLRAYVEKYKFSSVVAQDLLDSFLSFFPELREQSVDCRAGLEFERWLNATGPPLAEPDLSQGSSLTRPVEALFQLWTAEPLDQVAATASTIDISKWRTFQTALFLDRLLDGSPLPQEVVTSLSQCYSSLLDSMNAEIRIRWLQLVVRNDYYPDLHRVRRFLESQMSRMYTIPLYEDLSTGALKPFALEVFYQTQGRLHPNLRRTIQQILSQGLGPGAELTAEPGAERDTDTPALLLGDETPGTALSLRDVNVSA